The Daucus carota subsp. sativus chromosome 2, DH1 v3.0, whole genome shotgun sequence genome includes a window with the following:
- the LOC108206554 gene encoding E3 ubiquitin-protein ligase IPI1 isoform X2: MTGPNCPKIEVGSWLYADGSLLIDWIFGEDLYEYHLSDDLSTHILLAGVAWCQHKNCIGSAFNMKGAMVCPNCRNTEGGNWLCADGPDPSLSDSSIDYGTFAEHTYQFLVAEDPSGHRRLPLSGLTGGHSSFEQVEFTLGFPGVRRFTSPMGFPRLAPGLHSATPPQGGSNISPHLDGQNLHEENRGHLSHFPIRLSHINSGRGSQGQASGGADPGHRSGNFWPL, from the exons ATGACGGGTCCCAATTGCCCGAAGATTGAGGTTGGCAGTTGGCTGTATGCAGATGGCTCTCTGCTTATTGACTGGATTTTTGGCGAGGATCTGTATGAGTATCACTTATCTGATGAT cTTTCTACTCACATTTTGCTAGCTGGTGTGGCCTGGTGCCAACACAAAA ATTGCATTGGTTCGGCATTTAATATGAAGGGAGCAATGGTGTGCCCTAATTGTCGGAACACTGAGGGCGGCAATTGGCTATGTGCAGATGGCCCAGATCCATCGTTGTCCGACTCCAGTATTGATTATGGGACTTTTGCTGAGCATACATACCAGTTCCTTGTTGCTGAAGAT CCATCTGGACATCGTAGGTTACCATTAAGTGGATTGACAGGAGGTCATTCATCATTTGA GCAAGTGGAATTTACATTGGGATTTCCTGGTGTCAGAAGATTCACTAGTCCAATGGGATTCCCCAGATTGGCACCTGGTCTACATTCAGCCACACCTCCTCAAGGTGGTTCCAATATTTCCCCTCATTTAGACGGTCAAAACCTACATGAGGAAAACAGGGGCCATTTATCTCACTTCCCAATAAGGTTGTCTCATATTAACTCAGGTAGGGGGTCACAGGGACAGGCTTCTGGTGGTGCAGATCCCGGCCACAGGTCTGGAAACTTTTGGCCGCTATGA
- the LOC108206554 gene encoding E3 ubiquitin-protein ligase IPI1 isoform X1, producing the protein MTGPNCPKIEVGSWLYADGSLLIDWIFGEDLYEYHLSDDLSTHILLAGVAWCQHKNCIGSAFNMKGAMVCPNCRNTEGGNWLCADGPDPSLSDSSIDYGTFAEHTYQFLVAEDQPSGHRRLPLSGLTGGHSSFEQVEFTLGFPGVRRFTSPMGFPRLAPGLHSATPPQGGSNISPHLDGQNLHEENRGHLSHFPIRLSHINSGRGSQGQASGGADPGHRSGNFWPL; encoded by the exons ATGACGGGTCCCAATTGCCCGAAGATTGAGGTTGGCAGTTGGCTGTATGCAGATGGCTCTCTGCTTATTGACTGGATTTTTGGCGAGGATCTGTATGAGTATCACTTATCTGATGAT cTTTCTACTCACATTTTGCTAGCTGGTGTGGCCTGGTGCCAACACAAAA ATTGCATTGGTTCGGCATTTAATATGAAGGGAGCAATGGTGTGCCCTAATTGTCGGAACACTGAGGGCGGCAATTGGCTATGTGCAGATGGCCCAGATCCATCGTTGTCCGACTCCAGTATTGATTATGGGACTTTTGCTGAGCATACATACCAGTTCCTTGTTGCTGAAGAT CAGCCATCTGGACATCGTAGGTTACCATTAAGTGGATTGACAGGAGGTCATTCATCATTTGA GCAAGTGGAATTTACATTGGGATTTCCTGGTGTCAGAAGATTCACTAGTCCAATGGGATTCCCCAGATTGGCACCTGGTCTACATTCAGCCACACCTCCTCAAGGTGGTTCCAATATTTCCCCTCATTTAGACGGTCAAAACCTACATGAGGAAAACAGGGGCCATTTATCTCACTTCCCAATAAGGTTGTCTCATATTAACTCAGGTAGGGGGTCACAGGGACAGGCTTCTGGTGGTGCAGATCCCGGCCACAGGTCTGGAAACTTTTGGCCGCTATGA